A window of Rhinolophus ferrumequinum isolate MPI-CBG mRhiFer1 chromosome X, mRhiFer1_v1.p, whole genome shotgun sequence contains these coding sequences:
- the LOC117021709 gene encoding fibrous sheath-interacting protein 2-like: protein MDLYLSNCYTAAEAAATKAAASSLTAGAEQCGISSQKNPIPEVGAVHLLDLPLGVKLPVIPGSNNLFYTTNISEKKMIEKQRNKFYETKRAHENYENARFQEWLLWESTKATPDQELLIRNRYLNMISRELSKVEPIAENQSILQMKKEERHHRDCIRRKLSLRRQIEKEWKIKEMLLLTKIGEVKREARVEELHQKVREEAHQKTASRNSFQSLTKPDISILEILRDVQRKKDLIIRLVTHDIDREVSENKEGSLTSDEDEVVLQEVVKEEFPEDLFEDQVKEEVQPIASAVAFPKPLMSKSHLKKCLSLRTCYHPKSTVTTTNIEASPTQWTESEETQIQRIIPMANVATSKSSTDTDSSFWERKTQLSREEMESSTELTHYFIHRIMSTSSYNEEDLPSFSSNDDDCPSTPSAKITEDSFELESTSSVKVNVFHWPLIVSQ, encoded by the exons ATGGATCTGTACCTCAGTAACTGTTATACAGCTGCTGAAGCCGCTGCCACTAAGGCGGCCGCCAGCAGCCTAACTGCAGGCGCGGAGCAGTGCGGCATT AGTTCGCAAAAAAATCCCATTCCAGAGGTCGGAGCAGTTCATTTATTGGATCTGCCTCTTGGAGTCAAGCTGCCCGTTATCCCGGGAAGCAATAATTTATTCTATACTACCAATATAAGTGAAAAG aaaatgattgaaaagcaaagaaataagttCTATGAAACCAAGAGAGCccatgaaaattatgaaaatgcaCGGTTCCAAGAATGGCTGTTATGGGAAAGTACAAAAGCAACTCCAGACCAGGAACTATTAATAAGGAACAG ATACTTAAATATGATTAGTAGAGAATTAAGCAAGGTTGAGCCTATAGCAGAAAATCAGAGCATACTccagatgaagaaagaagaaagacatcaTCGGGACTGCATTAGAAGAAAACTTAGTCTACGTAGACAAATTGAAAAG GAatggaagataaaagaaatgttacTTCTGACCAAGATTGGAGAAGTAAAAAGAGAAGCAAGAGTTGAGGAACTACATCAAAAAGTCAGAGAAGAAGCTCACCAGAAG ACTGCTAGTAGGAATTCGTTTCAGAGTTTAACAAAGCCTGACATCAGCATATTGGAGATTTTAAGAGATGTCCAACGCAAAAAAGACCTTATCATTCGGTTAGTAACTCATGATATTGATCGAGaagtttcagaaaataaagaagggagTTTAACTTCTGATGAAGATGAAGTTGTTTTACAAGAGGTTGTAAAAGAAGAATTTCCAGAAGACCTATTTGAAGATCAAGTAAAAGAAGAGGTGCAGCCCATTGCAAGTGCAGTGGCTTTTCCCAAGCCACTGATGAGCAAGAGCCATCTGAAAAAATGTTTGTCACTCAGAACATGTTATCATCCAAAGTCCACTGTAACTACAACAAATATTGAAGCATCACCAACTCAATGGACAGAATCTGAGGAGAcacaaatacaaagaattattccTATGGCTAATGTGGCTACTTCAAAATCCTCAACTGACACAGACTCTTCCTTTTGGGAGAGAAAGACACAACTAAGT agagaagaaatggaatcTAGTACTGAACTGACACATTACTTCATACATAGAATTATGAGTACATCCTCATACAATGAAGAGGATCTGCCTTCATTTTCTAG tAATGATGATGATTGTCCCTCAACTCCGAGCGCAAAAATAACAGAAG